In Agromyces sp. G08B096, a genomic segment contains:
- a CDS encoding MBL fold metallo-hydrolase, translating into MGGFGDPAAIGEQVSEFGRLVLAPNPGPMTLDGTNSYVLRAPGAAGCVIVDPGPAIEEHLRLLAAAGPVELVLLTHHHFDHTAGAAWFAELTGAPVRAIDPELCIGADAVVDGERISAAGLELEVWATPGHTADSLSIVLADDGEHGAALTGDTVLGRGTTIIVDPDGALGPYLGSLERLRDFGARGPVSVLTGHGPTLPDLREICEAYLAHRAERLDQVRAALAMIGADASAGAVTDIVYADVDPAVRGAAEASVRAQLRYLREG; encoded by the coding sequence ATGGGCGGCTTCGGAGATCCGGCGGCGATCGGCGAGCAGGTGTCGGAGTTCGGGCGGCTGGTGCTCGCCCCGAATCCCGGGCCCATGACGCTCGACGGCACCAACTCGTACGTGCTGCGCGCCCCCGGCGCTGCGGGCTGCGTGATCGTCGATCCCGGGCCGGCGATCGAGGAGCACCTGCGCCTGCTGGCCGCGGCGGGCCCCGTCGAGCTGGTGCTGCTCACGCACCACCACTTCGACCACACCGCCGGCGCCGCCTGGTTCGCCGAGCTGACGGGCGCGCCCGTGCGGGCGATCGATCCCGAACTCTGCATCGGGGCCGACGCCGTCGTCGACGGGGAGCGGATCTCGGCGGCGGGCCTCGAGCTCGAGGTGTGGGCGACGCCGGGTCATACGGCCGACTCGTTGTCGATCGTGCTCGCCGACGACGGCGAGCACGGCGCGGCGCTGACCGGCGACACGGTGCTCGGGCGTGGCACGACGATCATCGTCGATCCCGACGGCGCGCTCGGCCCGTACCTCGGCTCGCTCGAGCGGCTTCGCGATTTCGGCGCCCGCGGGCCGGTTTCGGTGCTCACGGGGCACGGCCCGACCCTGCCCGACCTCCGCGAGATCTGCGAGGCGTACCTCGCCCACCGCGCGGAACGGCTCGACCAGGTGCGCGCGGCGCTCGCGATGATCGGGGCGGATGCCTCGGCCGGGGCCGTGACCGACATCGTCTACGCCGATGTCGACCCGGCGGTCCGGGGCGCGGCCGAGGCATCCGTTCGCGCGCAGCTCAGGTACCTGCGCGAGGGGTGA
- a CDS encoding MarR family transcriptional regulator, translated as MSDPTRWLSDEESAAWVRLVAVAELLPTALDAQLGADAGLTHFEYLALMSLAGAPERTMRMTALASLTNATLPRLSHVMRRLEDRGLVRRFPCPEDRRATNASITDDGLALIERAAPGHVGVVRETVLDALTPEQQRQLYDIAGAILARLDPDERLNATNCQFSQAPERRAV; from the coding sequence ATGAGCGACCCGACCCGCTGGCTGAGCGACGAGGAGTCCGCCGCCTGGGTGCGGCTCGTCGCGGTCGCCGAGCTGCTGCCCACCGCGCTCGACGCCCAGCTCGGCGCCGATGCCGGACTCACCCACTTCGAGTACCTCGCACTCATGTCGCTCGCCGGCGCGCCCGAGCGCACCATGCGCATGACCGCGCTGGCCTCGCTCACCAACGCCACGCTCCCCCGGCTCTCGCACGTGATGCGCCGCCTCGAAGACCGGGGCCTCGTGCGGCGCTTCCCGTGCCCGGAGGATCGCCGCGCGACCAACGCGAGCATCACCGACGACGGGCTCGCGCTCATCGAGCGCGCCGCGCCGGGACATGTCGGCGTCGTCCGCGAGACGGTGCTCGACGCACTCACGCCTGAGCAGCAGCGTCAGCTCTACGACATCGCGGGCGCGATCCTTGCCCGCCTCGACCCCGACGAGCGATTGAACGCGACGAACTGCCAGTTCAGCCAGGCGCCGGAGCGGCGCGCGGTCTGA
- a CDS encoding PHP domain-containing protein yields MDARSALEEIATLLERELANPYKARAFRKAAAAIEPLSDDELAARIADGRLRKLAGVGETTYEVIVEAAAGRVPPYLADLREKVGGGARSGLAAELKGDLHSHSEWSDGTTSIQAMAAGAKAVGLEWVALTDHSPSLRVANGLSAERLASQLDILAALDADGDLGIRLLPGIEVDILEDGSLDQTPDMLGRLDVVVASVHSKLRSAAPAMTARMLRAVADPHTNVLGHCTGRLIRGSRGTRPQSEFDAERVFAACAEHDVAVEINSRPEREDPPDDLIAIALEAGCLFSIDSDAHAPGHYGFLGLGAARAERAGIPPERIVTTWDVDRLLEWTHRKR; encoded by the coding sequence ATGGACGCCCGCTCGGCCCTCGAGGAGATCGCGACGCTGCTCGAGCGCGAACTCGCCAATCCGTACAAGGCGCGTGCCTTCCGCAAGGCGGCGGCCGCGATCGAACCGCTCTCCGACGACGAGCTCGCCGCACGCATCGCCGACGGACGGCTGCGCAAGCTCGCGGGCGTCGGCGAGACGACCTACGAGGTCATCGTCGAGGCGGCCGCCGGGCGCGTGCCCCCGTACCTCGCCGACCTCCGCGAGAAGGTCGGCGGCGGCGCACGCTCGGGGCTCGCGGCCGAGCTGAAGGGCGACCTGCACAGCCACTCGGAGTGGTCCGACGGCACGACGAGCATCCAGGCCATGGCGGCAGGCGCGAAGGCCGTCGGACTCGAGTGGGTCGCGCTCACCGACCATTCGCCGAGCCTCAGGGTCGCGAACGGGCTCAGCGCCGAGCGGCTCGCCTCACAGCTCGACATCCTCGCCGCGCTCGACGCCGACGGCGACCTCGGCATCCGGCTGCTGCCCGGCATCGAGGTCGACATCCTCGAAGACGGCTCCCTCGACCAGACGCCGGACATGCTCGGCCGGCTCGACGTCGTCGTCGCGAGCGTCCATTCGAAGCTCCGCTCCGCCGCTCCCGCCATGACCGCGCGGATGCTCCGCGCCGTCGCCGATCCGCACACGAACGTGCTCGGCCACTGCACCGGCCGGCTCATCCGCGGCTCTCGCGGCACCCGGCCGCAGTCGGAGTTCGACGCCGAGCGCGTGTTCGCCGCGTGCGCCGAGCACGACGTCGCGGTCGAGATCAACTCGCGTCCCGAGCGCGAGGACCCGCCCGACGACCTGATCGCGATCGCGCTCGAGGCCGGATGCCTCTTCAGCATCGACTCCGACGCGCACGCGCCCGGGCATTACGGGTTCCTCGGGCTCGGCGCGGCCCGGGCGGAGCGCGCGGGCATCCCGCCCGAGCGGATCGTCACGACGTGGGACGTCGACCGCCTGCTCGAGTGGACGCACCGCAAGCGGTGA
- a CDS encoding GNAT family N-acetyltransferase yields the protein MSDALLPLAERVGAVAAPVVPTHPDATIWRAAAPADVDALLAFFADVARADHPNWTETRDEVLEAFELPHIDPARDTLVGLAADGSVLAYGTVVVPPGQETLVRAIVLGAVRPDVRRRGIGTALIEWQLARALQVFAGSPARLPGWIMGYADERAPDAARLLQRHGMPLTRHFFELQRDLARPVDPVPLSDTARRAGVRIVPWADSLAESARLARNAAFADHWGSQSTSRESWAGLVTGETFAPGLSFLATVPDDGAPDDGAPADGAPAGERVVAFVLALRNEGDWAGQGFTSTYVQLVGVVREHRGSGLARALLAEHLAAAAAAGLERATLDVDAENPTGALGLYRGMGFEVANSHQSYVRVL from the coding sequence ATGTCCGACGCTCTGCTACCGCTCGCGGAGCGCGTCGGCGCGGTCGCCGCGCCCGTCGTGCCGACGCATCCCGATGCGACGATCTGGCGCGCGGCCGCGCCTGCCGATGTCGACGCCCTGCTCGCGTTCTTCGCCGACGTGGCCCGCGCCGACCACCCGAACTGGACTGAGACGCGCGACGAGGTGCTGGAGGCCTTCGAGCTGCCGCACATCGACCCGGCGCGCGACACCCTCGTCGGGCTCGCGGCGGACGGGAGCGTGCTCGCCTACGGCACCGTCGTCGTGCCGCCCGGGCAGGAGACGCTCGTGCGCGCGATCGTGCTGGGCGCGGTCCGACCCGACGTCCGACGCCGGGGCATCGGCACCGCCCTGATCGAGTGGCAGCTCGCGCGAGCACTCCAGGTGTTCGCCGGCAGCCCGGCACGCCTGCCCGGCTGGATCATGGGGTACGCCGACGAGCGCGCGCCCGACGCGGCACGTCTGCTGCAACGGCACGGGATGCCCCTCACCCGGCACTTCTTCGAGCTCCAGCGCGACCTCGCCCGCCCGGTCGACCCGGTGCCGCTGAGCGACACGGCCCGCCGTGCGGGCGTGCGGATCGTGCCGTGGGCGGACTCGCTCGCCGAGAGTGCGAGGCTCGCCCGCAACGCCGCCTTCGCCGACCACTGGGGCAGCCAGTCGACGAGCCGGGAGAGCTGGGCGGGGCTCGTGACGGGGGAGACGTTCGCACCGGGGCTCTCTTTCCTCGCGACGGTCCCCGACGACGGCGCGCCCGACGACGGCGCGCCCGCCGACGGCGCGCCCGCAGGGGAGCGCGTCGTGGCGTTCGTGCTGGCCTTGCGGAACGAGGGCGACTGGGCCGGTCAGGGGTTCACCTCGACGTACGTGCAGCTGGTGGGCGTGGTCCGTGAACATCGCGGCAGCGGCCTCGCCCGGGCGCTGCTCGCCGAGCACCTCGCGGCGGCCGCCGCGGCCGGGCTCGAGCGGGCGACGCTCGACGTCGACGCCGAGAACCCGACCGGTGCCCTGGGTCTCTACCGGGGGATGGGCTTCGAGGTCGCGAACTCGCACCAGAGCTACGTCCGGGTGCTCTGA
- a CDS encoding NADPH-dependent F420 reductase, producing the protein MTTVSIIGTGNMGTAIGGIVTAGGNDVEFIGRDHAQPLTGDIVVLAVPHPAVAEIVEARRDELAGKIVVDITNPLDFATFDSLVVPADSSFAAGLAAQLPDSKIVKAFNTNFAATLAQKTVGGLPTTVLIAGDDADAKQALADLVTTGGVQAVDAGPLARARELEALGFAQLVLAVQEKIGWSGGFAIVK; encoded by the coding sequence ATGACCACGGTCAGCATCATCGGCACCGGCAACATGGGCACCGCGATCGGCGGCATCGTCACCGCCGGCGGCAACGACGTCGAGTTCATCGGGCGCGACCACGCCCAGCCCCTCACGGGCGACATCGTGGTGCTCGCCGTCCCGCACCCGGCCGTCGCGGAGATCGTCGAGGCACGCCGTGACGAGCTCGCCGGCAAGATCGTCGTCGACATCACCAACCCCCTCGACTTCGCGACGTTCGACTCGCTCGTGGTGCCCGCCGACTCCTCCTTCGCCGCCGGGCTCGCCGCACAGCTGCCCGACTCGAAGATCGTGAAGGCCTTCAACACGAATTTCGCGGCGACGCTCGCCCAGAAGACCGTCGGGGGCCTGCCGACGACGGTGCTCATCGCGGGCGACGACGCCGACGCCAAGCAGGCGCTCGCCGACCTCGTGACCACCGGCGGCGTACAGGCCGTCGACGCGGGCCCGCTCGCCCGCGCCCGCGAGCTCGAGGCCCTCGGGTTCGCTCAGCTGGTGCTGGCCGTGCAGGAGAAGATCGGCTGGAGCGGCGGCTTCGCGATCGTCAAGTGA
- a CDS encoding NUDIX domain-containing protein has protein sequence MTERSETKPEASAAFAATVVLLRDGELGVEVLLAERPRDRGSFAGAWVFPGGAVEAADLGDGDDPESEAAARRAAVRETEEEVGLVIDPAELVPFSSWTPPAGSPKRLITTFFAARVPDGEVRPAPDEVASVAWLRPAEALDRHAAGILTLWPPTWVTLHGLQDAASVDEALAALRAREVRPYVSRFDDTRTTVIWQEDAGFAADATDDEDASAEASGARRHRLVMERLPWVYLNDL, from the coding sequence ATGACGGAGCGTTCAGAGACGAAGCCCGAAGCATCCGCCGCATTCGCGGCGACGGTCGTGCTGCTGCGCGACGGCGAGCTCGGAGTCGAGGTGCTGCTCGCGGAGCGGCCCCGCGACCGCGGCTCCTTCGCCGGCGCGTGGGTCTTCCCCGGCGGCGCCGTCGAGGCCGCCGATCTCGGCGACGGCGACGACCCCGAGAGCGAGGCCGCGGCACGGCGCGCAGCCGTCCGCGAGACCGAGGAGGAGGTCGGACTCGTGATCGACCCAGCCGAGCTCGTGCCCTTCTCCAGCTGGACCCCGCCGGCGGGTTCGCCCAAACGCCTCATCACCACGTTCTTCGCCGCCCGGGTGCCCGACGGCGAGGTCCGCCCCGCGCCCGACGAGGTCGCCTCCGTGGCGTGGCTGCGACCGGCTGAAGCGCTCGACCGCCACGCCGCCGGCATCCTGACGCTCTGGCCGCCGACCTGGGTGACGCTGCACGGCCTCCAAGACGCGGCATCCGTCGACGAGGCGCTCGCGGCACTTCGCGCGCGGGAGGTGCGTCCCTACGTGTCGCGCTTCGACGACACGCGCACGACGGTCATCTGGCAGGAGGACGCCGGCTTCGCGGCGGATGCCACCGACGACGAGGATGCCTCGGCCGAGGCATCCGGCGCCCGACGGCACCGGCTCGTGATGGAGCGGCTGCCGTGGGTCTACCTGAACGACCTCTGA
- a CDS encoding DUF1540 domain-containing protein, with product MSLTLDELPAVAECSVTGCSYNDHSHCHAAAVTIAGSVGDAECATFIPLGAKGGLDKVVSHVGACQRAECIHNSQLECTAAAVRVGPGAEDADCLTYEVR from the coding sequence ATGAGCCTGACGCTCGACGAACTGCCCGCCGTCGCCGAATGCTCGGTGACCGGATGCTCCTACAACGACCACTCGCACTGTCACGCCGCGGCCGTGACGATCGCCGGCTCGGTCGGCGACGCCGAATGCGCGACGTTCATCCCGCTCGGCGCGAAGGGCGGGCTCGACAAGGTCGTCTCGCATGTCGGCGCCTGCCAGCGGGCCGAGTGCATCCACAACTCCCAGCTCGAGTGCACGGCGGCCGCGGTGCGCGTCGGCCCGGGGGCCGAGGACGCCGACTGCCTCACGTACGAGGTGCGCTGA
- a CDS encoding lipase maturation factor family protein gives MELDWFAWLDARDYEVAREILQRGVAALAVVAFVSTLNQFRPLLGEHGLLPVPMLLRATGGRLRGPSLFRWWRYTDRRLALVCWAGIALGLAVVAGVPQLGPPIVPLAVFLVLWLLYLSIVVVGQTFYGFGWEMLLCEALFTVAFLGSHDQPPPLTVLIAIWWLVFRLDFGAGMIKIRGGREWRDLTALMYHHETQPMPGPLSRQAHLLPPWFHRVEVVGNHVAQLAVPFLLFVPAIGGVPVGSIAAGVIILTQLWLIVTGNFAWLNWITVVLAAGAITDTAWHGVLPAVPLDLGAEAASLPVWWAVVVLGASLLFAWLAVAPVRNLLSKRQLMNASFNRFLLGNAYGAFGTVTKRRIEIVVEGTLAEDPDDPDAVWREYGFKGKPGDVRRIPGQFAPYHLRLDWLMWFLPLGRMWEPWFEAFLARLLEADAPTLRLLAHDPFGGRRPVWVRALAYRYRFSTRAEFRTTRARWVRELDGVVVPPAGLPE, from the coding sequence GTGGAGCTCGACTGGTTCGCGTGGCTCGACGCCCGCGACTACGAGGTCGCGCGGGAGATCCTGCAGCGTGGCGTCGCGGCGCTCGCCGTCGTCGCGTTCGTCTCCACGCTGAACCAGTTCCGTCCGCTCCTCGGCGAACACGGCCTCCTGCCGGTGCCGATGCTCCTCCGCGCGACGGGCGGGCGACTGCGCGGGCCGAGCCTGTTCCGGTGGTGGCGCTACACCGACCGCCGGCTCGCCCTCGTGTGCTGGGCGGGCATCGCGCTCGGGCTCGCGGTGGTCGCCGGCGTGCCGCAGCTCGGGCCGCCCATCGTGCCGCTCGCCGTCTTCCTGGTGCTGTGGCTGCTGTACCTCTCGATCGTGGTCGTCGGGCAGACGTTCTACGGCTTCGGCTGGGAGATGCTGCTCTGCGAGGCGCTGTTCACGGTCGCCTTCCTCGGCTCGCACGATCAGCCGCCGCCGCTGACGGTCCTGATCGCGATCTGGTGGCTCGTCTTCCGGCTCGACTTCGGAGCCGGCATGATCAAGATCCGCGGCGGGCGAGAGTGGCGCGACCTCACCGCCCTGATGTACCACCACGAGACCCAGCCGATGCCCGGCCCCCTCAGCCGCCAGGCGCACCTGCTGCCACCCTGGTTCCACCGGGTCGAGGTCGTCGGCAACCACGTCGCGCAACTGGCCGTGCCGTTTCTGCTGTTCGTGCCCGCGATCGGCGGCGTCCCGGTCGGGTCGATCGCCGCCGGGGTGATCATCCTCACCCAGCTGTGGCTCATCGTCACCGGCAACTTCGCGTGGCTCAACTGGATCACCGTGGTGCTCGCGGCGGGCGCCATCACCGACACCGCCTGGCACGGCGTGCTTCCCGCCGTGCCGCTCGACCTCGGCGCTGAGGCCGCGAGCCTGCCCGTGTGGTGGGCGGTCGTCGTGCTCGGGGCATCCCTGCTGTTCGCCTGGCTCGCGGTCGCGCCCGTCCGCAACCTCCTCTCGAAGCGGCAGCTGATGAACGCGAGCTTCAACCGGTTCCTCCTGGGCAACGCGTACGGCGCGTTCGGCACCGTCACGAAGCGGCGCATCGAGATCGTCGTCGAGGGCACGCTGGCGGAGGACCCCGACGACCCGGACGCCGTCTGGCGCGAGTACGGCTTCAAGGGCAAGCCGGGCGATGTCCGGCGCATCCCCGGGCAGTTCGCCCCGTACCACCTCCGCCTCGACTGGCTGATGTGGTTCCTCCCGCTCGGGCGGATGTGGGAGCCGTGGTTCGAGGCGTTCCTCGCCCGGCTCCTCGAGGCCGATGCGCCGACGCTGCGGCTGCTCGCGCACGACCCGTTCGGTGGGCGGCGTCCCGTGTGGGTGCGCGCCCTCGCCTATCGGTACCGCTTCTCGACGCGCGCCGAGTTCCGGACCACACGCGCCAGGTGGGTGCGCGAGCTGGACGGCGTCGTGGTGCCGCCGGCGGGCCTTCCCGAGTGA